GCACATTATAACTCGCAAACGTTTAAACGAATTTGCCCAAGAATACCCAGAAACTAAGTCAGCCTTACTGCAATGGTATCAACTAATGAAACAGGGAGAATTTAACTCTATCGCTGAAATAAGACAAGTTTTTCCCAGTGCAGACAAAGTAAGTAAGCTTACAGTATTTAATATCAGTGGAAATAAAATTAGACTGATTGCCGCCATTCATTATAATCGTTAAAAAGTTTATATTCGTTCGATTTTACTTCACTCTGAATACGACAAAAATCTATGGAAGGAGTAGCTAAAATGTCAACTATTAACTTACAAAGAACACAGCAAGCTTGGTTAAATTTAACTAACATTATCTTTGTTCCCCATACAGAAAAAGAATACCAAACATTAGTTGAAATGCTTGATAAATTAATTGATGAAGTAGGCGAAAATGAAGTACATCCTCTAGCCTCTTTAATGGAGGTTATTGGAGTTTTAATAGAACAATATGAAAACCAAAACATACCAGAAAATTTTTAAAATCTATAAACGGCATTAGATCGTGGTAAAATGAAATTATTCATCATATCATGTCCGCTTAATTAGTTAACTTAAAGGTGTTAGGTTTTAGGTTTTAGGTTTTAGATTAAACCCTTCCCCTTTACCTCTGCTCACCTAGGTAGGTTCTTAATTCAATAATCGCTTCAATTGCCGTCTGAGCCTTAAGATTACCCGTTTTAAATTCGGCTAAAGCGGACTGTGAAGATTTTGCCAGCTCTTTTCGTCTTATTTCAGTAGTTCTTCTTCCGACAATATCAATTAATAGTTCTTGTTGATCTATCGGTAACTCAGTCACTAGCTCTAAAAGCTCTTCAAATGTTTTCATATTCTTGTACTCATAGAAATAAGTGACTATAAATACCTTAAAATCCGGCTAATAAATGCGATCGCGCAGCGCCACCGAAGGTGATCGCACTTTTCTAGACGGTGTTTGCACTTCATCCTTAATTTTAAGACATCTAATGTAGATTTACTCTTACTGCGGACATTGGGTCAATAATAGCAGAAAAAGCGAGTAAAAC
This is a stretch of genomic DNA from Gloeocapsa sp. PCC 73106. It encodes these proteins:
- a CDS encoding type II toxin-antitoxin system HigB family toxin — its product is MHIITRKRLNEFAQEYPETKSALLQWYQLMKQGEFNSIAEIRQVFPSADKVSKLTVFNISGNKIRLIAAIHYNR